One Exiguobacterium sp. BMC-KP genomic window, CAATCCCTCATGCTACACTAGCCTGTAATTGAAACAACCATTCAAAAGGGAGATATCTTGCATGCGTCAACATCCGACTTCCACTTCCGCCTTAGCAACGGATGAGAAGATCATCCGCTTGATTCAAGGTCTTCATCAAATGCACCATTCACCTATGAAAGCTACCCATTATCAAAAGTTAGCAGCTCAACTTCCTTACCCTTCGCTTGAAGAAATCAACGCCAGATTCGGTTCGTGGGCACACCTATTAGAACGAGCCGGAATCGTCAAGGCTTCCCATTTATCGACGAAAGAACGCATGACGTTGAACCGTCCGGCTGCGGTCAAGCGAACGAAGCGGTGGTCGATCGAAGAGAGCGTCGCCTTTTATGTCGCTCAAAAAGGAACGAACATGACGATTCGCTCCTACACGGAATTGCGAGATCTACACCCCGAGATGCTGAGTGCGAATACGATCATTCGTCGGTTCGGAACCTGGAAAAAGGCCTTGGCACACTTCGATCTCACCTCGAACGGCTTCTTCACCAATCAAGACTGCTTAGACGCTCTTCAACAAGCTGCAGCCACACATGGACCGCTTCTAACGAGTCAACAATATGCCAAGTGGGCGCGAGCGCACCAAGCACCTTCACTGACGTTGTTGATTGAGCGCTTCTCCAGTTGGCGCGAAGCTTTACGTCGTCTCGACATCGAATAAAAAGGATCGTGCCCGCTGATTGATTCGACGGGACACGATCCTTTTTGATTATTGTTTTGGCAATCGTAAGAGCTCATGATCCGCTCCTTTAGCACATTGGCGTAACGTATAGACCGACTGTTCCTTCTCAGTTGTCTTGACGAGTCTCTTACAGACTTCGTTTTTACGATCATCGTCTGTCGTACCGAATTGATCACGCGATGAATCAGACGTGTATTGATACGACTTGCCATCATACTTGACGTCATACAATACCGGGTCTCCTTCAGTCGTAAATGCCGTGATGCGGATCTGATCTGATTTGCCTTGCGTTGACTTCTTTAAAAAGGACTCGAATCGGTCGCTGTTCGTAACATCATTCTGGACGATGATGTCGCCATTCTCTTTCGCCTCTTCCATCGTATATTTTCCACAACCGGCTAAACAAAGCAGACATACTATAAGACCGAGCTTCCGCATCCCTCACCGACTCCTTCTCAACGTTTCGTTAATAATCGTTCAAGGCGATACAGTTGCGACGTAAAGCCTTCCTTCATCCCCATACCGAGTACTTCTTGCACGGCTGCTTCTGTCTCATAGGTCGACTCGAAGACGATCAACGTCGTCTCCCCGTGGTCGAGGAATGTCGTGACATTCTCGCTTCCTGGCAAATGTTCAGAGATCGCTCCTGACGCGTCCGAGAAATAATCGGCATGACTATACGTGTTCGGAGCATGGATATGTCTGAAAATCGCTTTTCCCCACGACTCCATTCCGTAAAAGTCACCTTGCGCCGGATCAACACAGCGCATGCAATAATGCCATACACCACCCGGTTGGAACTCAAACGTCTTGATCATCGTCTCCCAGCCTTCCGGTCCCCACCACGCTTCGAGCTGCTCTTTTTCCGTGAATGCGGCAAAGACGCTATCTCGTGGCGCCTCGCACGTCCATTCCATTCGTAGCGTCTTTCCCTCAATCGAAGTCTTCAATTCCTTTTTCATTCGTCCCGTCTCCCTTCACGTTCGGCTGAATCTGCTTCAAATGTGCGTCTAGACGATGCATGCGGGCTTCCATTTGTACAAGCGAGTTGCTCCACATGACGAGCTCTCGAAACGCTTCTGGGCGAAGGCTATACAAGCGACGATTCGCCTGCCGTTCGACAGTGATTAGTTCCGCGTCAAGCAACAGCTTCAAATGCTTCGAGGTTTGCGGTTGGCGTAAGTGTAGTTGTTCAGCTAACTCATTGACGGAGCGAGGACCGTTTCGTAACGCTTCAATGAGTTGGAGCCGTGTCGCGTCTCCGAGAGCTGAGAATCGTATTGGTATCCGATCATTCATATCCGTTCACCTCTTTATTTTATATATTCCCAATTTAGAATATTCCAAACTAAGAATATAGAAAATGCAAAATGATTGTCAGATGCGTTCAAATGGCGTACGTTCTAAACAACCTGTATGAAAAGAGCGTGAACCAATGAAGACCGAATGGATGGAAGCATTCCTCGTCACCGCGGAGACCGGTAGCCTGACGAAAGCAAGCGAAGTACTGCATATGACGCAACCGGCGTTAAGTAAACAAATCAAAAGTCTTGAGAGTGCACTCGACGTCTCGTTGTTACACCGTTCGGCACATGGTGTCACGTTGACGACAGCTGGCGAAATCGTCTTTGAAGAGAGCCGTGAACTGCTTGACCGGATCGATCAGATGAAACGACGGATCGGTACGATCAACGAACGGACGACCTTAACGCTCGGATCATGGCCAAGCGTCGCGATGACGTATCTCCCGCGTCACGTCTCGCGTCAAGCGACGGCTCCGGATCTCAAGTTGAAGACGGCGCATACGACGATCGATTTGATGCAAGGTCTTGAAGAACGCCGATACGATGCTGTCTTACTCGACGATCGTCACCATGTCCATCCGTATCATACGACGCATTTGTATACGGAGAACTTTTTACTTTACGTGCATCGAGACGATGAACGATTCACGAGTTGTACGTCTGTAGCGTTTGATCAAATTCGAGATGCCTCTTTCTTATCGCTTCCGATTGATTGCGATTCGACGAACATCTTAAAGGACGCGTTCATCGAGCGAGGTGCTGTCTATCAATCAGAAAATGAGATGGAATTCGGATCAAGCGTCCTCGGTTTCATCCGTGCAGGACTTGGTATCGCTCTATTGCCGGAGATTTTCCAAGATGGACTGTCACCTGAAATCAAGACGTTACCGGTCGACGGGTTTGATGTCGTCCGCGAATTGTCACTCGTCTCACGAGACGCCTCCCATCATGCGATCCTGCTTGATTTACTCGGTCAGTCGCGCTGAAGGTGCACTTGTAGTTCATGTCTCAAATCATCGACCTGATCTTGTGAAATCGCCGAGTCCGGTGTCTCACCGTACCGGACAAGATGATAGATCGATGGATCGAGCGTGACATCAATCCGCTGTAACCATTCGCCGACCGTCTCTTCGGAGCGGCGGCGTTTTTGTCGTGTCAGTTGCCGATCGAACGTTTGCAACAGGCGACGAATTTCTGACTCTGATTCTTCACCGATAAACGTTTGTTTCATCGAACGCTTTGGAGTAAACAGCGGCGGTGGATCCATTAAATCGTCGGCTACGTTCTCTCGTTTCCGTCGCTTTCGCCATCGCTTCATGAAGTAACGTACACTGAAGAAGACGATCAGTAGTATGACAAGACCGACAATGACGTAGAAGGTAGTAATACCTAAAGTATCCCCATCCTCCCCGCTGCTCTGTATCTCATTTTTCGGTTTTTTCTCTACTTTTGGTTTAATGTTCGTTTCTTCACCATCGTTCGCCATAAAGCGCATTTCATAAGATGCCGGTTCATAAAAGAAATAACGGTAAACTTCCGTACCGACCAATTGAATCGCAGCAAGGCTTACGAGTGCTATACATAATGTCACAACTAACCCACGTTTCATCCTATCCCTCCTTTTCAATATTTTACCATCTCCATTCTACCTCGGAGTGATTTTTCTTTCTTTTCAGTCAATTTTTCATTAGAGTAAGTGGTGACTCTCATTAAAAGGACGTGACATCATGTATCTTCCAAGTTTTTCGTTAACCGATCAGACATTTCTCATCACAGGGGCTGGGCGAGGTATTGGACGGGCGCTCGCTATCGGGATGGCAGAAGCTGGTGCTGACATCATTCTCGTCGCCCGGACGGAACGAGATTTGAAGGAGACGGCACAAGAAATCGAACGCCTCGGTCGAACGGCTTACATACTCCCATGCGACATCACTGACCGGAAACAAGTCATCGAGACGGTTGCTCGTGCTTATGAACAAGTGCCGCAGATTGACGGGCTCGTCAATAACGCCGGAATGAACATTCGCTCGAAGGCACTTGACGTAACGGAAGACGAGTGGGAAACGATTCATCAGACTAATCTGAAATCTGCCTTCTTCTTTGCTCAGGAAGTCGGGAAACGGATGCAAGAGACAGGTGGAAGTATTCTCAATATCGCCTCCGTCGCGGGCCACGTCGCCTTACGGACCGGTGTCGTATATGCGACGACGAAAGCGGCGATGATTCAGATGACGAAAGTGTTAGCCCTCGAGTGGGGACCACAAAACATTCGTGTCAACGCAATCGGACCGTGGTATTTTAAAACACCGCTGACGGAACCCTTACTAAAAGATCCTACATATCTGCAGGAAATCGTTGACGTGACACCGCTCGGTCGGGTTGGTGAATTAGAAGAGCTCGTTGGTCCAGCTGTTTTCTTATCATCTGCCGCTGCCCGTTACGTGACCGGACAAACACTTTATGTCGATGGCGGGATGACGATTAAGGGTTTTTAAATCAGAAGAAGACGGATGCTCACATGCCCATCCGTCTTCTCGTATTTGAAAGGAGCTCCATCATGCCTACTACACTCAAACAAATCGCACTTGTCGCAGGAGCCTCCCGTGGTGCCGGACGTGGAATCGCCTATGCTTTAGGTGACGTCGGGATGATCGTTTACGTCACGGGACGGAGTACGGTCGAACAGACGACGGACAACCGAAGCGAGACGATCGAGGAGACGGCTGCTGGAGTCACGGCACGTGGCGGACTTGGT contains:
- a CDS encoding homing endonuclease associated repeat-containing protein, whose amino-acid sequence is MRQHPTSTSALATDEKIIRLIQGLHQMHHSPMKATHYQKLAAQLPYPSLEEINARFGSWAHLLERAGIVKASHLSTKERMTLNRPAAVKRTKRWSIEESVAFYVAQKGTNMTIRSYTELRDLHPEMLSANTIIRRFGTWKKALAHFDLTSNGFFTNQDCLDALQQAAATHGPLLTSQQYAKWARAHQAPSLTLLIERFSSWREALRRLDIE
- a CDS encoding DUF4362 domain-containing protein gives rise to the protein MRKLGLIVCLLCLAGCGKYTMEEAKENGDIIVQNDVTNSDRFESFLKKSTQGKSDQIRITAFTTEGDPVLYDVKYDGKSYQYTSDSSRDQFGTTDDDRKNEVCKRLVKTTEKEQSVYTLRQCAKGADHELLRLPKQ
- a CDS encoding SRPBCC family protein: MKKELKTSIEGKTLRMEWTCEAPRDSVFAAFTEKEQLEAWWGPEGWETMIKTFEFQPGGVWHYCMRCVDPAQGDFYGMESWGKAIFRHIHAPNTYSHADYFSDASGAISEHLPGSENVTTFLDHGETTLIVFESTYETEAAVQEVLGMGMKEGFTSQLYRLERLLTKR
- a CDS encoding ArsR/SmtB family transcription factor translates to MNDRIPIRFSALGDATRLQLIEALRNGPRSVNELAEQLHLRQPQTSKHLKLLLDAELITVERQANRRLYSLRPEAFRELVMWSNSLVQMEARMHRLDAHLKQIQPNVKGDGTNEKGIEDFD
- a CDS encoding LysR family transcriptional regulator — its product is MKTEWMEAFLVTAETGSLTKASEVLHMTQPALSKQIKSLESALDVSLLHRSAHGVTLTTAGEIVFEESRELLDRIDQMKRRIGTINERTTLTLGSWPSVAMTYLPRHVSRQATAPDLKLKTAHTTIDLMQGLEERRYDAVLLDDRHHVHPYHTTHLYTENFLLYVHRDDERFTSCTSVAFDQIRDASFLSLPIDCDSTNILKDAFIERGAVYQSENEMEFGSSVLGFIRAGLGIALLPEIFQDGLSPEIKTLPVDGFDVVRELSLVSRDASHHAILLDLLGQSR
- a CDS encoding SDR family NAD(P)-dependent oxidoreductase, whose translation is MYLPSFSLTDQTFLITGAGRGIGRALAIGMAEAGADIILVARTERDLKETAQEIERLGRTAYILPCDITDRKQVIETVARAYEQVPQIDGLVNNAGMNIRSKALDVTEDEWETIHQTNLKSAFFFAQEVGKRMQETGGSILNIASVAGHVALRTGVVYATTKAAMIQMTKVLALEWGPQNIRVNAIGPWYFKTPLTEPLLKDPTYLQEIVDVTPLGRVGELEELVGPAVFLSSAAARYVTGQTLYVDGGMTIKGF